Proteins from a genomic interval of Crassostrea angulata isolate pt1a10 chromosome 7, ASM2561291v2, whole genome shotgun sequence:
- the LOC128156550 gene encoding uncharacterized protein LOC128156550 has translation MAAAARFGEASEEEIRSILESRDSKNTKNVVKTAENILNDYLSTLDLSLHLLKDKSCEEIVEVLRKFYCAARKKDGSMYAKKSMISIRYGLQKSFEKSHEVDIINDARFKPANDVFFAAMVQIKKEGVGEVQHKEVISEQDLEILYKNGVFSCDSPKSLQQKVFFEIMLYFCNRGRENLRGMKKSDYVIRKDHDSRRYVACTTAKLTKNHRGLNCNDDDQDGGRMYEQPGNSNCPVMSFEKYIAKLNADCDSLWQRPKTSIDDHSPVWYDNMVVGKNVLGSMMQRISKDAGLTCVYTNHCIRATCITMLDECGYESRHIIGISKHKSESSLKHYSSKLSNSKKRNMSDALTTKLSVCKSAPIQHTPLQQIENNLMPDLASNVQELQDIVDVDDRDLAAILDNPMFGNLHETGISIPNVKTAKSVFSFHGCNITIHNN, from the exons ATGGCTGCCGCTGCTCGGTTTGGCGAAGCTTCAGAAGAGGAAATAAGATCAATTTTGGAAAGTAGAGACAGTAAGAATACCAAAAATGTTGTAAAAACTGCAGAAAATATACTGAATGATTATCTATCAACGCTTGACCTGTCCCTAcatcttttaaaagataaatcatGTGAAGAAATCGTGGAAGTTCTCAGGAAGTTTTATTGCGCTGCGAGGAAGAAAGACGGCTCCATGTATGCAAAAAAGTCGATGATTTCCATAAGGTATGGATTACAGAAATCGTTCGAAAAATCGCACGAAGTTGACATCATTAACGACGCTAGATTTAAACCAGCAAACGACGTTTTCTTCGCCGCCATGGTCCAAATAAAGAAGGAGGGTGTTGGAGAGGTGCAGCATAAGGAAGTAATAAGCGAACAAGACCTggaaattttgtacaaaaacgGTGTGTTTAGTTGTGACAGTCCTAAGTCCCTTCAACAGaaagttttctttgaaataatgttGTACTTTTGCAACCGAGGAAGAGAAAATCTTCGTGGAATGAAAAAGAGTGACTATGTAATCCGGAAGGACCATGACAGCAGGAGGTATGTCGCATGCACCACTGCAAAGCTAACAAAGAATCATAGAGGTCTGAATTGTAATGATGATGACCAGGATGGAGGAAGGATGTATGAGCAACCCG gAAATTCCAATTGTCCAGTTATGAGTTTTGAGAAGTATATCGCCAAGCTAAATGCAGACTGCGACTCTCTATGGCAACGTCCAAAGACAAGCATTGATGATCATTCACCTGTTTGGTATGACAATATGGTTGTTGGAAAGAATGTCTTAGGAAGTATGATGCAGAGGATTAGCAAAGATGCAGGACTTACATGTGTGTATACTAATCATTGCATACGAGCCACCTGCATAACCATGCTGGATGAATGTGGCTACGAGTCTCGACACATTATTGGTATTTCTAAACATAAATCAGAAAGCAGCTTAAAACATTATTCCTCCAAATTAAGCAATTCCAAAAAACGCAATATGTCAGATGCCTTAACAACAAAATTATCCGTATGCAAGTCCGCGCCAATTCAACATACACCCCTTCAACAAATTGAGAACAATTTAATGCCAGATTTAGCCTCAAATGTGCAAGAACTCCAGGACATTGTCGATGTTGATGACAGAGATTTAGCTGCCATTCTTGACAACCCCATGTTTGGAAATCTTCATGAAACTGGAATCAGCATTCCTAATGTTAAAACAGCTAAATCTGTTTTTTCTTTCCATGGCTGCAACATTACAATACACAATAACTAA